One window of Meiothermus sp. CFH 77666 genomic DNA carries:
- a CDS encoding 30S ribosomal protein S1 — protein sequence MEDQATQTPVETGKEPQVFSMEQALQDAEARLEKTVQRGQVITGTVVLITNDGVMVDIGARTEAIIPFNQLTEEPLSEEELKNLLKPGDSVTAYVVRADLENGQVVLSKKRAEADQSWVKVQALFDQGEPVMVEVKEKVKGGLVATVEGIRAFLPASQVDLKRTPELDEYVGQSFLVKIIELNRKKGRIILSRRTVLETEQKAARQQILSSLKEGDIVEGQVVEVTEFGVFVALGGVDGLVHRSEITWGRFNHPKDVVHKGQTVKAKVLSVDTERERVNLSMKALTQDPWLTVSERYPIGSKLTGKVVGLTQFGAFVEVEPGLEGLIHISELSWTKRPKHPSEILKEGQEVEAQVLRIDPAERRLSLGLKQTQPDPWKSLPDRFPPGTPVKGKVTGLTDFGVFVEIEPGIEGLIHVSELAYERVEKPSELFKKGDEVEAAILQIDPVEQRISLSRKRLLTPPPQAVSIPGDEEGEGRKGRREGKGGERPKRPKGKGGSREGRGRERDFDYGGSAGAAAYTNYDPNVVAASNTNVKLGDVFGDLLSQLSLEEDKDKEKA from the coding sequence ATGGAAGACCAAGCTACCCAGACTCCAGTGGAAACTGGAAAAGAGCCCCAAGTTTTTAGCATGGAGCAGGCCCTGCAAGACGCAGAGGCTCGCCTCGAGAAGACCGTGCAGCGCGGCCAGGTCATCACCGGTACGGTGGTGCTCATCACCAACGACGGTGTAATGGTAGACATTGGCGCGCGCACCGAAGCCATCATCCCCTTTAATCAGCTCACCGAGGAGCCGCTCTCCGAAGAAGAGCTGAAGAACCTGCTCAAGCCCGGCGATAGCGTGACCGCCTATGTGGTGCGGGCCGACCTCGAGAACGGCCAGGTGGTGCTTTCCAAGAAGCGGGCCGAGGCCGACCAGAGCTGGGTCAAGGTGCAGGCCCTGTTCGACCAGGGCGAGCCGGTGATGGTGGAGGTGAAAGAAAAGGTCAAGGGGGGTCTGGTCGCTACGGTCGAAGGCATTCGCGCCTTCCTGCCTGCCAGCCAGGTAGACCTCAAGCGCACCCCGGAGCTCGACGAGTATGTCGGTCAGAGCTTCCTGGTCAAAATTATCGAACTCAATCGCAAGAAGGGCCGGATCATCCTGTCGCGCCGCACCGTGCTGGAAACCGAGCAAAAAGCCGCTCGTCAGCAGATATTATCCAGCTTGAAAGAAGGCGACATTGTGGAGGGCCAGGTGGTCGAAGTCACCGAGTTTGGCGTGTTCGTGGCCCTGGGCGGCGTGGATGGCCTGGTACACCGCAGCGAGATTACCTGGGGCCGCTTCAACCACCCCAAGGACGTGGTGCACAAAGGCCAGACCGTGAAGGCCAAGGTGCTCTCGGTGGACACCGAGCGCGAGCGGGTCAACCTCTCCATGAAGGCCTTGACCCAAGACCCCTGGCTGACCGTTTCGGAGCGCTACCCCATCGGCTCCAAGCTAACCGGCAAGGTGGTGGGCCTGACCCAGTTCGGGGCTTTTGTGGAGGTAGAGCCGGGCCTCGAGGGCCTCATCCACATCTCCGAGCTGTCCTGGACCAAGCGCCCCAAGCACCCCAGCGAAATCCTGAAAGAAGGCCAGGAGGTCGAAGCCCAGGTGTTGCGCATTGACCCCGCCGAGCGCCGCCTCTCGCTGGGTCTGAAGCAAACCCAGCCCGACCCCTGGAAGAGCCTGCCCGACCGCTTCCCGCCCGGTACCCCGGTCAAGGGCAAGGTCACGGGCCTGACCGACTTTGGGGTGTTTGTGGAGATCGAGCCGGGCATCGAAGGGCTCATTCACGTCTCCGAGCTGGCCTATGAACGCGTCGAGAAACCCTCCGAGCTATTCAAGAAGGGCGACGAAGTCGAGGCCGCCATTCTTCAGATTGACCCCGTGGAGCAGCGCATCAGCCTCTCGCGCAAGCGCCTCCTGACCCCACCCCCTCAGGCGGTCAGCATCCCCGGCGACGAGGAGGGCGAAGGCCGCAAGGGCCGCCGTGAAGGCAAGGGGGGCGAACGTCCCAAGCGTCCCAAGGGCAAGGGTGGCTCGCGTGAAGGGCGTGGCCGCGAGCGCGATTTCGACTACGGGGGTTCCGCTGGCGCAGCCGCCTACACCAACTACGACCCCAACGTGGTTGCGGCCTCCAACACCAACGTTAAGCTCGGCGACGTGTTCGGCGACCTGCTGAGCCAGCTCAGCCTGGAAGAAGACAAGGACAAAGAAAAGGCCTGA
- a CDS encoding molybdenum cofactor biosynthesis protein MoaE, with the protein MRVQVLLFALFREQAGQARLELDLPAGSTVADAKALLEQQYSLQLSGGLAAINERLAQPGDPLQEGDELAFLPPISGGSSASLLASSVQGNDSFGLTHEVLAVQPWVDWASDDPYGAVVSFLGTTRSPNKGLAVTHLEYEAYPAMAERVMQQIIAEMRERWVLGRVALWHRLGRVIPGEGSILIVVSAPHRPEAFEACRYAIERVKQILPVWKKEFLPDGSHWVEGHAPEGHKL; encoded by the coding sequence ATGCGTGTTCAGGTGTTGCTATTTGCCCTTTTCCGTGAGCAGGCCGGGCAGGCCCGGCTCGAGCTCGACCTCCCTGCCGGTTCGACGGTGGCCGATGCCAAAGCCCTGCTGGAGCAGCAGTACTCCCTGCAACTCTCGGGGGGGCTGGCGGCCATCAACGAACGGCTGGCCCAGCCCGGCGACCCCCTCCAGGAAGGGGATGAGCTGGCCTTTTTGCCACCCATATCGGGCGGTTCCTCGGCTTCTCTTCTAGCAAGCAGCGTGCAGGGCAACGACAGTTTTGGCCTGACCCACGAAGTTCTGGCCGTGCAACCCTGGGTGGACTGGGCTTCGGATGACCCCTATGGGGCCGTGGTCAGTTTTCTGGGCACCACCCGCAGCCCCAACAAGGGCCTTGCCGTGACCCATCTGGAGTACGAGGCCTATCCGGCCATGGCCGAGAGGGTCATGCAACAAATCATCGCCGAGATGCGCGAGCGCTGGGTGCTGGGCCGGGTGGCCCTGTGGCACCGTTTGGGCCGGGTGATACCTGGCGAAGGCTCTATTCTGATTGTGGTCTCGGCTCCCCACCGCCCTGAAGCCTTCGAGGCCTGCCGCTACGCCATTGAGCGGGTCAAGCAAATTTTGCCGGTGTGGAAGAAGGAATTCCTGCCCGATGGATCACACTGGGTGGAGGGGCATGCGCCTGAGGGACACAAGCTCTAG
- a CDS encoding aminopeptidase: METRFAALLTEYCLDLQPGQTLLIEAEPAALPLLEALQEVVLQRGAYPIVQLFPAATSRPFFLHGGEWLNQPPLPQMRLMEHVDASLRIESAQNPLELSEVPPARLAQFRAGWRPYQQMRARKRWCLTLYPTAGYAQQASMSTAGFRAFVERAMYLDRPDPVAAWRELSVFQAALIERLQKVKEIRIQAEGTDLRLSVEGRSWINSDGRRNMPSGEVFTGPLETSAEGQVSFNLPVVVSGQRVEGVRLRFREGKVVEASARAGEAYLHKMLEADPGARYLGELGIGANFGINQPTGLILYDEKIGGTVHLALGQSYPETGGTNTSSIHWDLILDLRQGGRILADGKVLQEKGQFVGL; encoded by the coding sequence ATGGAAACCCGTTTTGCAGCCCTGTTGACCGAGTACTGCCTGGACTTGCAGCCCGGCCAGACGCTTCTGATTGAAGCCGAACCGGCCGCGTTGCCTCTGCTCGAGGCCCTGCAGGAGGTCGTCTTGCAGCGCGGCGCTTACCCCATTGTGCAGCTCTTTCCGGCGGCCACCTCGAGGCCCTTTTTCCTGCATGGAGGTGAGTGGTTGAACCAGCCCCCGCTCCCACAGATGCGCCTGATGGAGCACGTAGATGCCAGCCTGCGCATCGAGAGCGCCCAGAACCCCCTCGAGCTCTCTGAGGTGCCCCCGGCGCGGCTGGCCCAGTTTCGGGCCGGCTGGCGGCCCTACCAGCAGATGCGAGCCCGCAAGCGCTGGTGCCTGACCCTCTACCCTACGGCCGGTTATGCCCAGCAGGCGAGTATGTCCACGGCGGGCTTTCGGGCCTTTGTGGAGCGGGCCATGTACCTCGACCGCCCCGACCCGGTTGCGGCCTGGCGTGAGTTGTCGGTCTTCCAGGCAGCCCTTATCGAGCGCTTACAAAAGGTCAAGGAAATCCGCATCCAGGCCGAGGGAACCGACCTGCGGCTATCGGTAGAAGGGCGCAGCTGGATCAACTCCGATGGCAGACGCAACATGCCCAGTGGAGAGGTTTTTACCGGCCCCCTCGAGACCTCTGCCGAAGGCCAGGTAAGCTTCAACCTGCCGGTAGTGGTTTCGGGGCAACGGGTGGAGGGGGTGCGCCTGCGCTTTCGGGAAGGGAAGGTAGTCGAGGCCAGCGCTCGAGCAGGGGAGGCGTATTTGCATAAGATGCTCGAGGCCGACCCCGGCGCGCGCTACCTGGGCGAGCTGGGCATTGGCGCCAACTTTGGCATCAACCAACCCACCGGCCTGATCCTCTACGACGAAAAAATCGGTGGCACGGTGCATCTGGCCCTGGGGCAAAGCTACCCCGAGACCGGCGGCACCAACACCTCCTCGATCCACTGGGACTTGATTCTGGATTTACGCCAGGGGGGTCGGATACTGGCCGATGGCAAGGTGCTGCAAGAAAAGGGGCAGTTTGTGGGTTTGTGA